Genomic window (Apodemus sylvaticus chromosome 22, mApoSyl1.1, whole genome shotgun sequence):
GTTTCCTAGTCTTGAATATCTATGTGTCAATGAAATGGAACATAAGTACCACTACACATGACAAATTTGTACATAGTCTCTCACCTGTATGACTTTTTTGATGCAGAATGTGATCTGACTTATCAAATATTTCCTATGTTCTTTAAAAGGGTCccttaaatgtttgtttttcaatGTTAGTACATATATAATAGTCaacaatggaaaatattttttttttttgatttttatacaTTCTCAGGGTTTTTCATTGCAGGTTTCAATGGAGATCTGACTCATCATTCAAAACTTTTGGCTTTTAATTCATAAGCTTCTTCACATGTTTAAGTTGCTTACATTGAGATAACTATAGTAGAACtttcctgtgttctttccagacaAAATGTTCTTCTGATGTTGAGAGAGGTCTCCCTTGTGGCAGTTCTTTGCTGTAATCTTTCTACGGGCATTCTCTGATGTCAAGTGATCCTGGCTGACTGTGTGCTTTCTAGCCTTCGCAGTTATTAGTCTCTCACCTGAGTTCATTCATACTGAATGAGGCATGAGTTAAGAAGGTAAGTTTTCCTGCATTGTGTACGTCTATAGGACTTCCCAACTCTAGGAAGTCCATCATATGGACCGAGGACTGATTTATAGTAGGgagtttttcttcattctttataACCACGGGGTTTCTAACTTGTATATCATTTCTGATATTGACTGAGCTGTGAGTTGCAGGAAAAtgcttttctctattctttgtatTAGTACCATGGCTATGAGTTCCCAGATGTCGGGCAAGTCCTGACTTGCAGAAAAAAGCTTTTTTGCAATCTttacattcatagggcttctcACCTGTATGGATTCTATGATGAAGAGTTAAGTGTGACTTGCGACAGAAACATTTGCCACATTCTttacattcatagggcttctcACCGGTATGAGTTCTATGATGAGCAGTGAGCTCCGACTTGGAGGAGAAGGCTTTCCTGCACTCTTcacattcataaggcttctccCCTGTATGAATTCTATGATGGCGAGTTAACTGTGACTTGTAGAAGAAAGCTTTACCACAGtctttacattcataaggcttctccCCTGTGTGAGTTCTCTGATGTTCAGTCAGAGTGGACTTATAATAGAAAGATTTCTGACATTCCTTACACTCATAAGGCTTTTCACCTGTATGTATTTTTTGATGCACACGGAGGGTTGACTTGCAGTAAAAAGCTTTGCCACATTCTTCACACTGATAGGGCTTCTCACCGGTATGCGTTCTATGATGTGACGTGAGCTCTGACTTGGAGGAAAAACCTTTCCTGCACTCTTcacattcataaggcttctcgCCTGTGTGAGTTCTATGATGGCGAGTTAAGTTT
Coding sequences:
- the LOC127672808 gene encoding zinc finger protein OZF-like isoform X1, whose protein sequence is MGLVSFEDVAVDFTWQEWQELDAAQRTLYRDVMLENYSSLVSLGHCVTKPELILRLEHGFRPWSIGDTSVWSLPGVLEVYTPEESCLENSESHIWPVGSISRDISNKEMIEAEMKVQLEFPRGAKPYEWKPCMHSKQHASYPSVKPYGWKECQRAFCYKSALTQHQRTRTRLKIYQCTECRKAFPSKSELTVHHRIHTGEKPHECEECGKAFYRKSTLTVHQKTHRGEKPYECKECWKAFYYKSTLTEHQRIHTGEKPYVCKDCGKAFFYKSNLTRHHRTHTGEKPYECEECRKGFSSKSELTSHHRTHTGEKPYQCEECGKAFYCKSTLRVHQKIHTGEKPYECKECQKSFYYKSTLTEHQRTHTGEKPYECKDCGKAFFYKSQLTRHHRIHTGEKPYECEECRKAFSSKSELTAHHRTHTGEKPYECKECGKCFCRKSHLTLHHRIHTGEKPYECKDCKKAFFCKSGLARHLGTHSHGTNTKNREKHFPATHSSVNIRNDIQVRNPVVIKNEEKLPTINQSSVHMMDFLELGSPIDVHNAGKLTFLTHASFSMNELR
- the LOC127672808 gene encoding zinc finger protein OZF-like isoform X3; the encoded protein is MIEAEMKVQLEFPRGAKPYEWKPCMHSKQHASYPSVKPYGWKECQRAFCYKSALTQHQRTRTRLKIYQCTECRKAFPSKSELTVHHRIHTGEKPHECEECGKAFYRKSTLTVHQKTHRGEKPYECKECWKAFYYKSTLTEHQRIHTGEKPYVCKDCGKAFFYKSNLTRHHRTHTGEKPYECEECRKGFSSKSELTSHHRTHTGEKPYQCEECGKAFYCKSTLRVHQKIHTGEKPYECKECQKSFYYKSTLTEHQRTHTGEKPYECKDCGKAFFYKSQLTRHHRIHTGEKPYECEECRKAFSSKSELTAHHRTHTGEKPYECKECGKCFCRKSHLTLHHRIHTGEKPYECKDCKKAFFCKSGLARHLGTHSHGTNTKNREKHFPATHSSVNIRNDIQVRNPVVIKNEEKLPTINQSSVHMMDFLELGSPIDVHNAGKLTFLTHASFSMNELR
- the LOC127672808 gene encoding zinc finger protein OZF-like isoform X2, yielding MLENYSSLVSLGHCVTKPELILRLEHGFRPWSIGDTSVWSLPGVLEVYTPEESCLENSESHIWPVGSISRDISNKEMIEAEMKVQLEFPRGAKPYEWKPCMHSKQHASYPSVKPYGWKECQRAFCYKSALTQHQRTRTRLKIYQCTECRKAFPSKSELTVHHRIHTGEKPHECEECGKAFYRKSTLTVHQKTHRGEKPYECKECWKAFYYKSTLTEHQRIHTGEKPYVCKDCGKAFFYKSNLTRHHRTHTGEKPYECEECRKGFSSKSELTSHHRTHTGEKPYQCEECGKAFYCKSTLRVHQKIHTGEKPYECKECQKSFYYKSTLTEHQRTHTGEKPYECKDCGKAFFYKSQLTRHHRIHTGEKPYECEECRKAFSSKSELTAHHRTHTGEKPYECKECGKCFCRKSHLTLHHRIHTGEKPYECKDCKKAFFCKSGLARHLGTHSHGTNTKNREKHFPATHSSVNIRNDIQVRNPVVIKNEEKLPTINQSSVHMMDFLELGSPIDVHNAGKLTFLTHASFSMNELR